The following proteins are co-located in the Flectobacillus major DSM 103 genome:
- a CDS encoding single-stranded DNA-binding protein: MAGVNKVILLGNLGSDPEVRVLPSGTKVANFSIATSETYTNKEGVRVEQTEWHRVEMWDNLANIAEQYLRKGNPVYVEGRIRTEEYVDKDNITRKTMKIRGTALTLVGGKNDNSNNESGSVAPQQAAPAPRPNPVTPPTPAFDAGDSGDDLPF, encoded by the coding sequence ATGGCTGGCGTAAACAAAGTTATTTTGCTGGGCAATCTTGGCTCTGACCCTGAGGTTCGAGTATTGCCAAGTGGCACAAAGGTTGCTAATTTTAGCATTGCTACATCTGAAACTTATACAAACAAAGAAGGTGTACGTGTAGAACAAACCGAATGGCATCGAGTTGAGATGTGGGACAACCTTGCTAATATTGCAGAGCAGTATTTGAGAAAAGGAAATCCTGTGTATGTGGAAGGGCGTATCCGTACCGAAGAATACGTAGATAAAGACAATATTACTCGCAAAACCATGAAAATTAGAGGTACTGCTCTAACCTTGGTAGGAGGTAAAAATGACAATAGTAACAATGAGTCTGGTAGTGTAGCTCCACAACAAGCTGCTCCTGCCCCAAGGCCCAACCCTGTAACACCACCTACTCCAGCATTTGATGCAGGCGATAGTGGCGACGACTTACCTTTCTAA